One window of Streptomyces sp. SUK 48 genomic DNA carries:
- a CDS encoding helix-turn-helix transcriptional regulator has product MSEPRSAPTVGQVVLGRRLLDLRERAGLKREDAARVLRVAPATVRRMEMAEVALKIPYLQLLLKAYGVPDEETDAFVQLAEEANRPGWWQRFHDILPGWFSMYVSLEGAASLIRSYEPHFVPGLLQTEDYARGVLRSGAIGETSPDDIERHVALRMRRQELLHRPDAPRFWAVLDETALRRPVGGPEVMRAQLERLIEAASLPNVTLQVAPFENGPHPGTYGPFVLFRFAMSELPDMVYSEYLTGAVYLDARSEVATHLEVMDRMAAQAATAQRTKEILRDLCKEL; this is encoded by the coding sequence GTGAGCGAACCGCGGTCCGCGCCGACGGTGGGTCAGGTGGTCCTCGGACGACGCCTGCTGGACCTGCGGGAACGCGCCGGACTGAAGCGCGAGGACGCCGCTCGGGTCCTGCGCGTCGCCCCCGCGACCGTCCGCCGCATGGAGATGGCCGAGGTCGCCCTCAAGATTCCGTACCTCCAGCTGCTGCTGAAGGCGTACGGCGTCCCCGACGAGGAGACCGACGCCTTCGTCCAGCTGGCCGAGGAGGCCAACCGCCCCGGATGGTGGCAGCGTTTCCACGACATCCTGCCGGGCTGGTTCTCCATGTACGTCAGCCTGGAGGGCGCCGCGAGCCTCATCCGCTCCTATGAGCCGCACTTCGTCCCCGGACTCCTCCAGACCGAGGACTACGCACGCGGAGTACTCAGATCCGGGGCGATCGGCGAGACCAGCCCGGACGACATCGAACGCCATGTCGCCCTGCGCATGCGGCGCCAGGAACTCCTCCACCGGCCCGACGCACCCCGGTTCTGGGCCGTGCTGGACGAGACCGCCCTGCGCCGCCCCGTCGGCGGCCCCGAAGTCATGCGCGCCCAGCTCGAACGGCTCATCGAGGCCGCGAGCCTGCCGAACGTGACCCTCCAGGTCGCGCCGTTCGAGAACGGCCCGCACCCGGGGACGTACGGGCCCTTCGTGCTGTTCCGATTCGCCATGTCAGAACTGCCGGACATGGTCTACAGCGAGTACCTGACCGGCGCCGTCTACCTCGACGCGCGCTCAGAGGTGGCGACCCACCTCGAGGTCATGGACCGCATGGCGGCGCAGGCCGCCACGGCACAACGCACGAAAGAGATCCTCCGGGATCTCTGCAAGGAGCTGTGA
- a CDS encoding DUF397 domain-containing protein encodes MKHIKPRARVYNGMPARELGSEGWHKPWSGGNGGNCLEAMKLADGRIAVRQSTDPDGPALIYTTDEMTAFIEGAKAGEADFLLS; translated from the coding sequence ATGAAACACATCAAGCCGCGCGCCCGTGTCTACAACGGCATGCCCGCACGGGAACTGGGCAGCGAGGGCTGGCACAAACCCTGGAGCGGCGGCAACGGCGGCAACTGCCTGGAAGCGATGAAACTGGCCGACGGCCGTATCGCCGTACGCCAGTCCACCGACCCCGACGGACCGGCCCTGATCTACACCACGGACGAGATGACCGCCTTCATAGAAGGAGCCAAGGCGGGGGAGGCCGACTTCCTGCTTTCCTGA